A single genomic interval of Spirosoma taeanense harbors:
- a CDS encoding T9SS C-terminal target domain-containing protein, whose product MKKILLLMLGLAASSASFATTNEPSKPVATASLIGTDKVKLVVAPQPATATVALNDDQGHILYSSNVNLRDGIKQQFDISKLNTGVYRLSIAVGKERIVKAFTVTEVPSHQLVTLQD is encoded by the coding sequence ATGAAAAAGATTCTTCTCCTGATGTTAGGACTGGCAGCCAGTTCAGCATCGTTTGCCACCACCAATGAACCCAGTAAACCCGTTGCAACGGCCTCGCTGATCGGAACGGATAAAGTCAAACTGGTAGTCGCTCCGCAGCCAGCGACGGCTACGGTCGCCTTAAATGATGACCAGGGACATATCCTCTATTCCTCCAATGTTAACCTGCGCGATGGCATCAAGCAGCAGTTTGATATTTCTAAGCTGAATACAGGCGTTTATCGATTGTCAATCGCTGTTGGCAAAGAACGTATCGTAAAAGCCTTTACCGTAACGGAGGTTCCCAGCCATCAACTGGTAACCTTACAGGATTAA